From a single Cyprinus carpio isolate SPL01 chromosome A3, ASM1834038v1, whole genome shotgun sequence genomic region:
- the gcgra gene encoding glucagon receptor — translation MSQVFLLLTLLSFSSCIQVSPAASLKTLMARWMMYRDECFRNISREPPMTGLVCNRTFDKYACWPDALPNTTVSVSQHFYIQSKKSVQHGLVYLECDADGQYSKQKNASECLSRDPAQINLQYYGRVLSQFQTIYTIGYSLSLGALVLALGILVAFRKLHCMRNNIHMNLFASFILRASSILIKDAMLERPDDFHVGQDITTELEVEWLVKNETAVGCRVAMVMMQYSILANNYWLLVEGIYLHSLLVVTVLTERNYFGIYQCIGWGAPLIFVLPWVIVKYLYENEECWVQNINMEYWWIIRSPILLAVLINFFIFIHIIKILVSKLRAHQMRYSDYKFRLAKSTLTLIPLLGIHSVLFSFVTDESTSNGALSLRLTKLFIDLFFNSFQGLLVAILYCFVNKEVQSEILKKWRRWKLGRDIEEEYRHTYSQSLQMKSGSIMVPPSNLSRLPDIATTTSRLGSPEEKQMLVSNSQNGMGTGLQFTSTPQDSSTCSSITEDIVMVDRGKCCSIQQDNDMSNL, via the exons ATGTCAcaagtattcctccttctgacCCTGCTCAGTTTCTCCTCCTGCATCCAG GTGTCACCTGCTGCATCCCTCAAAACATTGATGGCAAGATGGATGATGTATCGAGATGAATGTTTTCGAAATATTAGCAGAGAACCGCCGATGACAG GTCTTGTGTGCAACAGAACATTTGATAAGTATGCCTGCTGGCCGGATGCACTGCCCAATACTACAGTGAGTGTCTCCCAACACTTTTACATTCAatcaaaaaa gtcagtcCAACATGGGTTGGTGTATCTGGAGTGTGATGCAGACGGACAGTATAGCAAACAGAAGAATGCCAGTGAATGTCTATCACGTGACCCTGCACAAATCAACTTG CAATACTACGGACGGGTCCTCAGTCAGTTTCAGACCATATACACCATTGGATATTCCCTGTCTCTTGGGGCGCTGGTGCTGGCGTTGGGCATCCTGGTAGCCTTTAG AAAGCTGCACTGCATGAGAAACAACATCCACATGAACTTGTTTGCCTCCTTCATCCTGCGAGCCTCTTCTATTCTCATCAAAGATGCTATGTTAGAAAGGCCTGATGACTTCCATGTTGGTCAGGACATCACCACTGAACTGGAGGTGGAGTGGCTGGTTAAAAACGAG ACGGCGGTCGGCTGCAGAGTTGCAATGGTGATGATGCAGTACAGCATACTAGCTAACAACTACTGGCTGCTGGTGGAGGGCATCTACCTGCACAGCCTTCTGGTCGTGACAGTCTTGACGGAGAGGAATTACTTTGGCATCTACCAGTGTATTGGCTGGG gTGCCCCTCTGATATTCGTGTTGCCGTGGGTGATCGTGAAGTACTTGTATGAGAATGAAGA ATGCTGGGTGCAGAATATTAACATGGAGTACTGGTGGATAATTCGTTCGCCAATCCTGCTGGCCGTGTTG atTAACTTTTTCATCTTCATACACATCATCAAGATCCTCGTGTCCAAATTGAGGGCACACCAAATGAGATATTCTGACTACAAGTTCCG GCTTGCTAAGTCAACCCTCACCCTGATTCCGTTACTGGGGATCCATTCGGTCCTGTTTTCGTTTGTTACTGATGAGTCTACCTCAAATGGTGCTCTATCCCTGCGCCTCACAAAGCTCTTCATCGACCTCTTCTTCAACTCCTTCCAG GGGCTGCTGGTAGCCATCTTATATTGCTTCGTCAACAAGGAA GTTCAGTCTGAGATTCTGAAGAAATGGAGACGTTGGAAGCTTGGGAGGGACATTGAGGAGGAGTACCGTCACACCTACAGCCAGTCCCTTCAGATGAAGAGTGGCAGCATCATGGTCCCTCCTTCCAACCTCTCGCGGCTGCCTGATATTGCTACCACTACCTCCCGGCTGGGCAGTCCAGAAGAGAAGCAGATGTTGGTGTCCAACAGCCAGAATGGTATGGGTACTGGATTGCAGTTCACCTCCACACCACAAGATAGTTCCACCTGCAGTTCGATAACAGAGGACATAGTCATGGTGGATAGGGGAAAGTGTTGTAGCATTCAACAGGACAATGACATGAGTAACCTGTGA